The DNA segment AATGATGATCCTTTGATTTAACATTGTTATGACAGATTCACCTCTTTCCTCTAATGCTTTATTTccaaaatataaatcattttataGTTATTAATagttaaaaatatcaaatacagCAATCCTCAGTATtattatttcacattttcaGCTCGTCTTCCTGTTCCTGTCATCACCAGttcttcttcatcttcatcatcagattgtgttgtgttgtgttcagtaaTGGATGTGTCACATGTGAGTgtctcctggtacaaaggaaagagtttattgtccagcatcagtgtgtctgatctcaacatcagactctctctacctctggagTGTCTGAATGATTCTTACACATGTGTCATCAACAATTCCATCACAAACCAGACTCAACATCTCACATCTGATGTCTGTCACAAGTGTTCAGGTACATCAGCTGTTTATTCACTGATCCACACAAATGAACTTTTTCATGACTTGCTGTAGTTGTGTCACAGATCATATACAGCAAGACATTCTGTTTGAGAGATTGTGATGAATCataattcagttttattgttaCAGCTCCTTCCGCAGGATTCTCCTGCTGTTGTGGTTTTACTGAAGCTGTGATCCGATTGGTCGTCTCTGCTCTGGTGGGCGTGGCTGCTGTTGCTGTTCTGGTTTATGACGTCAGATCCAGAAGAGATGAACAGAAGAAGAGATCAGACATTCAGTTAAATGATCAATGAATGAATctgtaattctgtcatcaggATGAGAGCAGGAGATGAAGTGACAGCAGTTTACAGTCAGTCTTCATTGTGCTGAACATGAACAATAATCATCCAAAACACAACCACACAAAACCTCTTCAGTTACATGCTTATCTGTTTATATCTGTATATCTCAAGTATATATTTGCTTCTGCTTTAATATTGTGGTTTGAATTTGCTTTTATATATCTGTCTTTATACATTTTCACTGTTCAAAGTCATTTCTGTATTAATTCAAACACAGTACTGCATTgcctttattgtttttttctttattgttgATTTGTAAACAtggattattttattaataaatgctattttgcaaccaaatattaaaaaaaaacctttcacTAGATTATTGAACATTTGTTTAATTGATGAATTTATTAACAACAGCAGCACAGCATATATTTATAAAGCTCTAGGTGtgttttagtgttttagttTACGATGGAGTTACAACAATGTTGAAAACACCGATTTACATCCCATAATACTCATGGCACTCGCTGTTTCATATCTATGGTCAGAGACATTTCATGAGCTGTTCTACTTACTCAATGTCCATTCATTCACATGCACTATTGttcataataaaaacaaaaatgaattattctttctatCAAATGCACAACTAAAATGAATtataatccagtcaagtgtttAAAAGAATCAACAGAGAAGAGTAGCAGAGAGGAAGAAAGAGGAACTACATCATTATTCTATATAAATGTGTTCAGCATCTCTCCGCTGAAGAAAAACTGTCTCAACAAAAGCAGAAGTAGAACTCAAAGTGACAAACATTGACAGATCTTTTTTACTGATATATTAATGTGTGAAAAAGCCGAGACACAGCACTTTAATACTGCAGAATGAGAAACTTGATATATGATTGTGTTTTTCACTAAAATGTATGATTGGAGTCTGAATATCCGCTTAAATGTGTCATGACAAGAACGGGTTTGAACACAGTGGCTGctatatatgtataataaagatagagtcattattttacattatgttcACGATGGCTCAGTGTTTCTGATGAGGACACCAAAAGGCACTTCATAGTGATAATGATCCATCTGAATTAATGTCGTGTGAAGCGAGCCTGTCAATCACACAATGTGTCGTTGGAATcagaatgtaaacgttgttgttgcGGGAATATCTAAATCTTACCCGGATACAGCAATGCtattttctgattggctgttcggtagatttttttattgattagcTGGTGCGTGGCAGGGCTTCTGAACTCTATGGGGAACTCACTTGATTCTTCTAATAGCGGTGCAACTTGGTGGGCGTTACCCTGGAAATATCTCTGCGTGAGAAATACTGGACAAGGTGTGGCGTGTGAGCGGGTTGAAATGCGCgtgtgagac comes from the Triplophysa rosa linkage group LG9, Trosa_1v2, whole genome shotgun sequence genome and includes:
- the LOC130558757 gene encoding uncharacterized protein LOC130558757, which codes for MLLCSCSWSLAVVVCVSGVFGTEPVSVSVTEGDSVSLSVSLTEEQRGNTIMWSFGPTRAMIAEMNVKKKTKQCYDEDDRADGRFRDRLQVDIQTVSLNITHIRITDSGLYVITVSSQRRPLKRFNITVYARLPVPVITSSSSSSSSDCVVLCSVMDVSHVSVSWYKGKSLLSSISVSDLNIRLSLPLECLNDSYTCVINNSITNQTQHLTSDVCHKCSAPSAGFSCCCGFTEAVIRLVVSALVGVAAVAVLVYDVRSRRDEQKKRSDIQLNDQ